The proteins below are encoded in one region of Borrelia duttonii Ly:
- the rpsG gene encoding 30S ribosomal protein S7 — protein MSRKSKKIKKKVFKDSKYDSQVIAKFVNRMMYDGKKFISESIVYNSIDMLAEKLEEVDKVAAFNKALDNVKPLVEVRSRRVGGATYQVPVEVREERREALAMKWIISAARKASGKSMQEKLANELVNSYNSTGAAFKKREDTHRMAEANRAFTHYRW, from the coding sequence ATGTCAAGAAAGAGTAAAAAAATTAAGAAAAAGGTTTTTAAAGATTCGAAGTATGATTCTCAGGTAATTGCTAAATTTGTAAATAGAATGATGTATGATGGGAAAAAGTTTATTAGTGAATCTATAGTTTACAATTCAATTGATATGCTTGCAGAAAAACTTGAAGAGGTTGATAAGGTTGCTGCTTTCAATAAGGCTTTAGATAATGTTAAACCATTGGTAGAGGTTCGCAGTAGGAGAGTTGGTGGTGCTACTTATCAAGTTCCAGTTGAAGTTAGAGAGGAGAGACGTGAGGCTTTGGCAATGAAATGGATTATATCAGCTGCCAGAAAAGCTAGTGGAAAATCAATGCAAGAAAAATTAGCAAATGAGCTTGTTAATTCTTATAATTCAACAGGTGCGGCTTTCAAAAAGAGAGAAGATACTCATAGAATGGCAGAAGCAAACAGAGCTTTCACACATTATAGATGGTAA
- the rpsL gene encoding 30S ribosomal protein S12 yields the protein MPTINQLIRKPRKSQKEKTASPALQNCPQKRGICTRVMTVTPKKPNSALRKVARVRLSNGFEVTAYIPGIGHNLQEHSVVLIRGGRVKDLPGVRYHIIRGAKDTLGVNNRKQGRSKYGTKRPKA from the coding sequence ATGCCTACAATTAATCAACTAATTAGGAAGCCAAGAAAAAGTCAAAAAGAAAAGACAGCATCTCCTGCGCTTCAAAATTGTCCTCAAAAGAGAGGAATTTGTACTCGTGTAATGACAGTTACGCCTAAGAAACCTAATTCAGCTTTAAGAAAAGTAGCTCGTGTTAGACTTTCAAATGGATTTGAGGTAACAGCTTATATTCCGGGAATTGGTCATAATTTGCAGGAGCATTCGGTTGTTCTAATTAGGGGTGGACGAGTTAAAGATTTGCCGGGTGTTAGATATCATATCATTAGAGGGGCTAAGGATACTCTTGGTGTTAATAATAGAAAGCAAGGTCGTTCTAAGTATGGAACTAAGAGACCAAAGGCTTAA